TTCATCGGGCGACCCCGACACCAGCAAGACAGCCGCCTCGTGGTTCGGCGCGTGCATCTTCCTGATTGTTGCCGCCACCATCCTGCGCTCATTCTTCCTTTAATAAATAATGTATGGCTGAATACCCAATCAACAAGGGTATCGGCCGTCCGGTAGAGTTCAAGGGCTTGAAGGCACAGTACCTCTTCATCTTCTGCGGAGGTCTGCTGGCTCTCTTCGTCCTGTTCGTCATCCTCTACATGGTCGGTATCGACCAGTGGATATGTATCGGCTTCGGCGCGGCATCGTCCTCCCTCCTTGTATGGCAGACCTTCGCGCTGAACGCCCGGTACGGTGAACACGGGCTGATGAAATTAGGAGCGGCACGGAGCCATCCCCGATACCTTATCAACCGGCGGCGGATAACCCGTCTGTTCAAACGACAACGAAAGGAAGAAAGACAATGAGGAATACATCGAAAATGACAACACTGGAAAACAGGTTCCCACTTTTAGCGGTGGAGCATGGCTGCATCATCTCAAAGGACGCCGACATCACGGTGGCTTTCGAGGTGGAACTACCGGAACTTTACACCGTGACGGGTGCGGAGTACGAGGCGATACACAGTTGCTGGTGCAAGGCTATCAAGGTGCTGCCGGACTACTCCGTCGTCCACAAACAGGACTGGTTCATCAAGGAACGCTACAAACCGGAGCTTCAGAAGGACGACATGAGCTTTTTAAGCCGCTCTTTCGAGCGTCACTTCAACGAGCGTCCGTACCTGAAACACACCTGCTACCTCTACCTGACCAAGACAACAAAGGAGCGTAACCGGATGCAGAGCAATTTCAGCACGCTGTGCCGGGGACATATCATCCCGAAGGAGCTGGACAGGGAAACCACGACCAAGTTCTTGGAAGCCTGCGAACAGTTCGAGCGCATCATGAACGACAGCGGGCTTGTCAGGCTGCGCCGCCTCTCCACCGATGAGATTGTGGGTACTGAGGGAAAGACGGGACTTATTGAACGCTACTTCTCGCTCATGCCGGAAGGTGACACCACCTTGCAGGACATCGAGCTTTCGGCAAGGGAGATGCGCATCGGCGACAACCGCCTGTGTCTGCACACCCTCTCCGACGCGGAAGACCTGCCGGGCAAGGTGGCTACCGACACCCGTTACGAGAAGCTCTCCACCGACCGGAGTGACTGCCGACTGTCATTCGCCTCCCCGGTGGGGCTTCTGCTCTCCTGCAACCATATCTACAACCAGTATGTGCTGATAGACAACAGTGAGGAAACCTTGCAGAAGTTCGAGAAGTCCGCCCGTAACATGCAGTCGCTATCTCGCTATTCAAGGAGCAACAGCATCAACCGCGAGTGGATAGACCAATACCTGAACGAAGCCCATTCCTACGGACTGACCTCGGTACGGGCACACTTCAACGTCATGGCGTGGAGCGACGATGCGGAGGAACTGAAGCATATCAAGAACGACGTGGGCAGCCAGTTGGCAAGCATGGAATGCGTGCCGCGCCACAACACCATCGACTGCCCGACACTCTACTGGGCGGCGATACCCGGCAATGCGGCGGACTTCCCGGCGGAAGAGAGTTTCCACACCTTCATCGAACAGGCGGTGTGCCTGTTCACAGAGGAAACCAACTACCGCAGCTCGCTCTCGCCCTTCGGCATCAAGATGGTGGACAGGCTCACGGGAAAACCGCTGCACCTTGACATCTCCGACCTGCCCATGAAGCGAGGTATCACGACCAACCGCAACAAGTTCGTGCTGGGTCCTTCGGGCAGCGGCAAGTCTTTCTTCATGAACCACCTCGTGCGCCAATATTATGAGCAAGGCGCACATGTGGTATTGGTGGACACGGGAAACTCCTATCAGGGCTTGTGCGGCATGATCCGACGCAAGACAGGCGGAGCGGACGGTGTGTATTTCACCTACACGGAAGATAAGCCCATCAGCTTCAACCCGTTCTACACCGACGATTACATCTTCGACGTGGAGAAGAAGGACAGCATCAAGACCCTGTTGCTGACGCTCTGGAAGTCGGAGGACGACAAGGTGACAAAGACGGAGAGCGGCGAGCTGGGCAGTGCCGTGAGTGCCTATATTGAGCGCATCCAATCCGACCGTAGCATCGTGCCGTCGTTCAACACCTTCTACGAGTATATGCGTGACGACTACCGCAAGGAACTGGCACAGCGTGACATCAAGGTGGAGAAGTCCGACTTCAACATCGACAACATGCTCACCACCATGCGGCAGTATTACCGGGGCGGGCGTTACGATTTCCTGCTCAACTCCACGGAGAACATCGACCTGCTCGGCAAGCGGTTCATCGTCTTCGAGATAGATTCGATTAAAGAAAACCGCGAACTGTTCCCCGTCGTGACCATCATCATCATGGAAGCCTTCATCAACAAGATGCGGCGGCTGAAAGGCGTGCGGAAACAGCTTATCGTGGAAGAGGCTTGGAAGGCCCTCTCATCGGCGAACATGGCTGAATATCTGCGCTATATGTATAAGACGGTCAGAAAATATTACGGCGAGGCAATCGTGGTGACGCAGGAGGTGGACGACATTATCAGTTCTCCGGTGGTCAAAGAGAGCATTATCAACAACTCGGATTGTAAAATCCTGCTTGACCAAAGGAAATATATGAACAAGTTCGACCAGATACAGGCGTTGCTCGGACTGACGGAAAAGGAGAAGTCGCAGATACTCTCCATCAACATGGCGAACAACCCTTCACGGCTCTACAAGGAGGTGTGGATAGGCTTGGGCGGCACGCAGTCGGCGGTCTATGCCACGGAGGTCAGCGCGGAAGAGTATCTGGCGTACACCACCGAGGAAACGGAAAAAGTGGAGGTTTACCGTCTGGCGGAGAAGCTGGGCGACGACATCGAAGCCGCCATCCGGCAGCTTGCCGAAAGGCGGAGAAACAAGGAATAACTAAAAAACAGAATGTATCAACCAAAAAAGAAAAACGCGTATGAATTTACCAAAAGTGAAAATGCTGCAAGTCAGCAAGTGCCTTATCGGATTGGCGGTCATGATGCTGCAATCCTGCGACGTGGCCGACAACCGCCGCGACATGCTGTGCGGGAACTGGGAGAGCGTGGAGGGAAAACCTGACGTGCTTATCTACAAGGAGGGCGAAGCCTACAAAGTGACGGTGTTCCGTCGTAGCGGTCTGCGCCGCAAGCTCAAGCCGGAAACCTATCTCTTGCAGGAGGAGAACGGCAACCTGTTCATGAACACCGGCTTCCGCATCGACGTGTCCTACAACGAGGCCACGGATGTGCTGACTTTCTCGCCAAACGGGGACTATGTGCGGGTGAAGCCGCAGCCGGGACATCCGACCGAAGAATAACAACCACTAAAATCCAAAGTAACATGAGAACAAGAATAACAATGATTATCTGCCTGTGCCTGCTTTTCGCGGGCAGGGCAAGCGCACAGTGGGTCGTAAGCGATCCGGGCAATCTAGCGCAGGGCATCATCAATGCCTCCAAAAACATCATCCATACCTCCAAGACCGCCACGAACATGGTGAGCAACTTTCAGGAGACGGTGAAAATCTATCAGCAGGGCAAGAAGTATTACGATGCCCTCAAATCGGTGAACAATCTGGTCAAGGACGCCCGCAAGGTGCAGCAGACCATCCTGATGGTGGGCGACATCACAGACATCTATGTGAACAGTTTCCAACGGATGCTCCGTGACGGGAATTTCAGACCCGAAGAGCTTTCCGCAATCGCTTTCGGCTACACGAAACTGCTGGAGGAAAGCAACGAAGTGTTGACGGAACTCAGGAACGTGGTGAACATCACCACGCTCTCCATGACCGACAAGGAGCGCATGGACGTGGTGGAACGCTGCCACTCGAAGATGAAGCGTTACCGCAACCTCGTGAGCTACTACACGAACAAGAACATCTCCGTGAGTTACCTGCGTGCGAAAAAGAAGAACGACCTCGACCGCATCATGGGGCTGTACGGGAACATGAACGAAAGATACTGGTAGCCTATGAAGTTCGACAACCTTCATCAGATTTTACGTTCACTTTATGAGCAGATGATGCCGCTGTGTGGGGACATGGCTGGTGTGGCGAAAGGCATCGCCGGGCTGGGTGCGCTGTTCTACGTCGCCTACCGGGTATGGCAGTCGCTGGCGAGAGCTGAACCGATAGACGTATTCCCGATGCTCCGTCCTTTTGCCATCGGTCTGTGCATCATGTTCTTCCCGACTGTGGTGCTGGGCACGATAAACAGCATCCTCTCACCCGTCGTACAGGGCACGGCAAAGATGCTGGAGGCGGAAACGCTGGACATGAACCGATACCGGGAGCAGAAGGACAAACTGGAATACGAGGCGATGGTACGCAACCCCGAAACCGCCTACCTCGTGTCCAACGAGGAATTTGACAAGCAACTGGAGGAACTCGGCTGGTCGCCCTCCGACATGGTGACGATGGCGGGAATGTATATCGACCGGGGAATGTACAACATGAAGAAGAGCATCCGCGACTTCTTCCGCGAGATACTCGAACTGCTGTTCCAAGCCGCCGCCCTCGTGATAGACACCGTCCGCACCTTCTTTCTCGTGGTGCTGGCGATTCTCGGTCCGATAGCCTTCGCCCTGTCGGTATGGGACGGTTTCCAAAACACGCTCACGCAGTGGATATGCCGCTATATACAGGTCTATCTGTGGCTACCGGTATCGGACATGTTCAGCACCATACTGGCGAAGATACAGGTTCTGATGCTGCAAAACGACATCGAGCGGATGCAGGCAGACCCGAACTTCTCGCTGGATTCGAGCGACGGGGTGTATATCGTATTCCTCTGCATCGGCATCATCGGCTACTTTACCATTCCCACCGTTGCGGGCTGGATTATCCAAGCCGGAGGCATGGGCGGTTACGGTCGCAACGTGAACCAGATGGCGGGACGAGCCGGAAGCATGGCGGGCAGCGTGGCGGGTGCAGCCGCAGGAAACGCAGTCGGACGTGTCGGCAAATTGCTGAAATAATCAATGTGCAATCATAAATTGGAAAATATAAATGGAATTCAAATCACTTAGAAACATCGAATCGTCGTTCAGGCAGATACGCCTGTTCGGTATCGTCTTCCTCTCGCTGTGCGCCGTGGTGACGGTGTGGAGCGTGTGGAACTCCTACCGTTTCGCAGAGAAGCAACGGGAGAAAATCTATGTGCTGGACAACGGCAAGAGCCTGATGCTCGCCTTGTCTCAGGATTTGTCGCAGAACCGCCCGGCGGAGGCACGGGAACATGTGCGCCGTTTCCACGAGATGTTCTTCACGCTATCACCTGAAAAAAGCGCGATTGAACACAACGTGAAACGTGCCTTGCTGCTGGCGGACAAGAGCGTGTACCACTATTATTCGGACTTCGCGGAGAAGGGGTACTACAACCGCATCATCGCCGGGAACATCAACCAAGTGCTGAAGGTGGACAGCGTGGTGTGCGACTTCAACGCCTATCCCTACCGTGCCGTGACCTACGCCACACAGAAAATCATCCGGCAGAGCAACGTCACCGAGCGCAGCCTCGTGACCACCTGCCGCCTGCTGAACGCATCGCGGTCGGATGACAACCCGAACGGTTTTACCATCGAGGGTTTCACCATCATTGAGAACAAGGATTTACAGACTATCAAACGGTAACAGGACATGAAAAGTATCAGAAAATCAATGTGGGGCATGTATTGGAAACTCCACGACAAACGGAAACGCTTGGCGGCAAGTCTCAAAGGGTATCTGGACGGCTTGCCGCCGGAAACACGCCGCCGCATCGTGCTGGGGATGTTCGCCGCCTTCGCGGTGCTTGCCCTTTACACCTTCGGCAGAGCCGTCTATGACATCGGCAGGAACGACGGCTCACATATGGAAACGGGACACGCCGGACGGGTGGAACTGCCGACCCCGGCGGAAACAGGCAATCACTTAACACCTTATTTATATGGAACAGACAAAGAATGAACCGACGAAAGAGAACAAAGCTGCTCCCGAAACGGGGAAACCGAAAAAGGAGCGCGAACCGCTGACAGAGGCGCAACGGCTGAAACGGCAGAAGATGATCGTGCTGCCCGCTATGGTGTTGGTGTTCATCGGGGCGATGTGGCTGATATTCGCCCCGTCCTCCGGCAAGGAGCAACCGCCGGGAACGGACGGATACAACACCGAGATGCCCGACGCTGACAAGGCGAACCGGCAGATTATCGGCGACAAGCTGAAAGCCTACGAGCATGGGGAGATGGAAGAGCGTCAGGAGAGCCGCAACCGTGCCATCGGGCAGCTGGGCGACATGTTCGACCGCGAGATAGCGGGAACGGAGAACGGAGTGGACTTCGACCTCGCCAATCCGGGCGGCAAGGAAGAAAGGGCAAAGCCAGCCACGCCGCAGACCATCCAGTCCTCCGCAGCCGCCTACCGTGACCTGAACGCCACGCTCGGAAACTTCTACGACCAGCCGAAAAACGACAATGCGGAGATGGACGAATTGTTGGAGCGCATCGCATCGCTGGAGTCGGAACTGGAAAGCGAGAGGGGCAAGGCTTCCTCTATGGACGAGCAGGTGGCTCTTATGGAGAAGTCCTACGAGCTGGCGGCAAAGTACATGGGCGGTCAGAACGGAGGACAGCCATCGGCGGAACAGAGGGCAGAGCCAACTACCGTGCAGAAAGGGAAGAAGAACAAGGCAATGCCTATCAGACAGGTGGAGCATCAAGTAGTTTCTTCACTCTCACAGCCTATGAGTAACGCGGAGTTTGTCGCCGCCTTATCGCAGGAACGCAACCGGGGTTTCAACACGGCTGTCGGCACGGCGGAGGTATTGGACAGGAACACCATACCGGCGTGCGTGCATGGGGCGCAGAGCGTGACGGACGGGCAGACGGTAAGGCTGCGCCTGCTGGAGCCTATGGCGGTGGCAGGCAGGACAATACCCCGGGGTGCGGTGGTGGTCGGCACGGGCAAGATACAGGGTGAGCGGCTCGACATCGAGATTACCTCGCTGGAATACGACGGCACGATTATCCCCGTGGAGCTTGCGGTCTATGACACGGACGGACAGCCCGGCATCTTCATCCCGAACTCGATGGAGATGAACGCCGTCCGGGAGGTCGCCGCCAACATGGGCGGCTCGCTGGGAAGCAGCATCAACATCTCCACCAATGCCGGGGCGCAGCTCGCCTCCGACTTGGGCAAGGGGCTGATACAAGGCACGAGCCAGTACATCGCCAAAAAGATGCGAACCGTCAAGGTGCATCTGAAAGCCGGGTACAGGGTCATGCTTTACCAAGAAAAATATTGAAAACAATAAAAATTACCACTAAAATCCAAAAGTAATGAGAAAAGTAATCATCATGTTTGCCCTCGCTATGGGCATCATAACTGCCAACGCGCAGGAGAATGTAACCGTTGAAACGACCAACGGAAGTGAACAACCGACCTTGACGAAGGAGGTCTATCCGCAGAAGGAGGCGGACGGCGACCTATATCACGGGCTGTCACGCAAGCTGACCTTCGACCGCATGATACCGCCGCACGGTCTGGAAGTGACCTACGACAAGACCGTCCACGTCATTTTTCCGGCGGAGGTGCGCTATGTCGATTTAGGCTCGCCCGACCTGATTGCCGGGAAAGCCGACGGAGCGGAGAACATCATCCGTGTGAAGGCTACCGTAAGGAATTTTCCCAACGAAACGAATATGTCCGTCATCACGGAGGACGGCAGTTTCTACACCTTCAACGTGAAGTACGCCGCCGAACCGCTGTTGCTCAACGTGGAGATGTGCGACTTCATCCATGACGGCAGCACGGTGAACCGCCCGAACAACGCGCAGGAAATCTATCTGAAAGAGCTGGGCAGCGAAAGCCCGATGCTGGTGCGCCTTATCATGAAGTCCATCCACAAACAGAACAAGCGCGAGGTGAAGCATATCGGCTGCAAGCGTTTCGGCATCCAATACCTGTTGAAAGGCATCTACACGCACAACGGCTTGCTTTATTTCCACACGGAGATAAAGAACCAGAGCAACGTGCCTTTCGATGTGGACTACATCACTTGGAAAATCGTGGACAAGAAGGTTGCGAAGCGTACTGCCGTGCAGGAGCAGATTATTCTGCCGCTCCGCGCGCAGAACTACGCCACCCTCGTGCCGGGCAAAAAGAGCGAGCGCACGGTCTTCACGATGGCGAAGTTCACCATCCCCGATGACAAGTGCCTCGTGGTGGAATTGAACGAGAAGAACGGCGGCCGTCACCAGTCCTTCGTGATTGAGAACGAGGATTTGGTACGCGCGGGTACCATCAACGAACTTCAAGTACGCTGACCATGAGAAAGTACATCGCAATAATCATCGCGTCGCTTGCCCTTTTTACAGGGCAGGCGCACGCCCAGCGGTGTCTGCCGAAGATGCAGGGCATCGAGGTGAGGGCGGACATGGCGGACGGCTTCAATCTCGGCGGCAAGGACGGCGGGTACAGCTTCGGGGCGGCTCTCTCCACCTACACGAAGAAGGGGAACAAGTGGGTGTTCGGTGGCGAATACCTGTTGAAGAACAATCCCTACAAGGACACCAAGATACCCGTGGCGCAGTTCACGGCGGAGGGCGGCTATTACTTCAAGATACTGTCGGACGCCCGAAAGATTGTTTTCGTCTATGCCGGGGCTTCGGCTCTCGCCGGATATGAGGCGGTAAATTGGGGGAAGAAGGTGCTGCATGACGGCTCCACGCTGCACGACCGGGACGCCTTCATCTACGGCGGTGCGCTGACGCTCGATGTGGAGTGTTACGTGGCAGACCGTATCGCCCTGCTTGCCAACCTGCGGGAGCGTTGCCTTTGGGGTGGCGACACACGGAAGTTCCACACGCAGTTCGGGGTCGGTATCAAGTTCATCATCAACTGACACGGGCATGGAAAGGACGGAAATAGATGCTGTCAGAAGGATGCCGCTTGCGGATTTTCTCGCACGGCTGGGGCATGAGCCTGTCAGAAGGAGCGGTAACGAGCTGTGGTATCTTGCCCCGTACAGGGGCGAGCGCACATCCTCTTTCCGTGTGAACGTGGCGAAACAGCTCTGGTACGACTTCGGTTTGGGCAAGGGCGGCGACATCTTCACGCTTGCCGGGGAGTTTCTGCAAAGCGATGACTTC
This Alistipes onderdonkii DNA region includes the following protein-coding sequences:
- a CDS encoding DUF4133 domain-containing protein — translated: MAEYPINKGIGRPVEFKGLKAQYLFIFCGGLLALFVLFVILYMVGIDQWICIGFGAASSSLLVWQTFALNARYGEHGLMKLGAARSHPRYLINRRRITRLFKRQRKEERQ
- a CDS encoding TraG family conjugative transposon ATPase — its product is MRNTSKMTTLENRFPLLAVEHGCIISKDADITVAFEVELPELYTVTGAEYEAIHSCWCKAIKVLPDYSVVHKQDWFIKERYKPELQKDDMSFLSRSFERHFNERPYLKHTCYLYLTKTTKERNRMQSNFSTLCRGHIIPKELDRETTTKFLEACEQFERIMNDSGLVRLRRLSTDEIVGTEGKTGLIERYFSLMPEGDTTLQDIELSAREMRIGDNRLCLHTLSDAEDLPGKVATDTRYEKLSTDRSDCRLSFASPVGLLLSCNHIYNQYVLIDNSEETLQKFEKSARNMQSLSRYSRSNSINREWIDQYLNEAHSYGLTSVRAHFNVMAWSDDAEELKHIKNDVGSQLASMECVPRHNTIDCPTLYWAAIPGNAADFPAEESFHTFIEQAVCLFTEETNYRSSLSPFGIKMVDRLTGKPLHLDISDLPMKRGITTNRNKFVLGPSGSGKSFFMNHLVRQYYEQGAHVVLVDTGNSYQGLCGMIRRKTGGADGVYFTYTEDKPISFNPFYTDDYIFDVEKKDSIKTLLLTLWKSEDDKVTKTESGELGSAVSAYIERIQSDRSIVPSFNTFYEYMRDDYRKELAQRDIKVEKSDFNIDNMLTTMRQYYRGGRYDFLLNSTENIDLLGKRFIVFEIDSIKENRELFPVVTIIIMEAFINKMRRLKGVRKQLIVEEAWKALSSANMAEYLRYMYKTVRKYYGEAIVVTQEVDDIISSPVVKESIINNSDCKILLDQRKYMNKFDQIQALLGLTEKEKSQILSINMANNPSRLYKEVWIGLGGTQSAVYATEVSAEEYLAYTTEETEKVEVYRLAEKLGDDIEAAIRQLAERRRNKE
- a CDS encoding DUF3876 domain-containing protein, with product MNLPKVKMLQVSKCLIGLAVMMLQSCDVADNRRDMLCGNWESVEGKPDVLIYKEGEAYKVTVFRRSGLRRKLKPETYLLQEENGNLFMNTGFRIDVSYNEATDVLTFSPNGDYVRVKPQPGHPTEE
- a CDS encoding DUF4141 domain-containing protein produces the protein MRTRITMIICLCLLFAGRASAQWVVSDPGNLAQGIINASKNIIHTSKTATNMVSNFQETVKIYQQGKKYYDALKSVNNLVKDARKVQQTILMVGDITDIYVNSFQRMLRDGNFRPEELSAIAFGYTKLLEESNEVLTELRNVVNITTLSMTDKERMDVVERCHSKMKRYRNLVSYYTNKNISVSYLRAKKKNDLDRIMGLYGNMNERYW
- the traJ gene encoding conjugative transposon protein TraJ; its protein translation is MKFDNLHQILRSLYEQMMPLCGDMAGVAKGIAGLGALFYVAYRVWQSLARAEPIDVFPMLRPFAIGLCIMFFPTVVLGTINSILSPVVQGTAKMLEAETLDMNRYREQKDKLEYEAMVRNPETAYLVSNEEFDKQLEELGWSPSDMVTMAGMYIDRGMYNMKKSIRDFFREILELLFQAAALVIDTVRTFFLVVLAILGPIAFALSVWDGFQNTLTQWICRYIQVYLWLPVSDMFSTILAKIQVLMLQNDIERMQADPNFSLDSSDGVYIVFLCIGIIGYFTIPTVAGWIIQAGGMGGYGRNVNQMAGRAGSMAGSVAGAAAGNAVGRVGKLLK
- the traK gene encoding conjugative transposon protein TraK; amino-acid sequence: MEFKSLRNIESSFRQIRLFGIVFLSLCAVVTVWSVWNSYRFAEKQREKIYVLDNGKSLMLALSQDLSQNRPAEAREHVRRFHEMFFTLSPEKSAIEHNVKRALLLADKSVYHYYSDFAEKGYYNRIIAGNINQVLKVDSVVCDFNAYPYRAVTYATQKIIRQSNVTERSLVTTCRLLNASRSDDNPNGFTIEGFTIIENKDLQTIKR
- the traM gene encoding conjugative transposon protein TraM; its protein translation is MEQTKNEPTKENKAAPETGKPKKEREPLTEAQRLKRQKMIVLPAMVLVFIGAMWLIFAPSSGKEQPPGTDGYNTEMPDADKANRQIIGDKLKAYEHGEMEERQESRNRAIGQLGDMFDREIAGTENGVDFDLANPGGKEERAKPATPQTIQSSAAAYRDLNATLGNFYDQPKNDNAEMDELLERIASLESELESERGKASSMDEQVALMEKSYELAAKYMGGQNGGQPSAEQRAEPTTVQKGKKNKAMPIRQVEHQVVSSLSQPMSNAEFVAALSQERNRGFNTAVGTAEVLDRNTIPACVHGAQSVTDGQTVRLRLLEPMAVAGRTIPRGAVVVGTGKIQGERLDIEITSLEYDGTIIPVELAVYDTDGQPGIFIPNSMEMNAVREVAANMGGSLGSSINISTNAGAQLASDLGKGLIQGTSQYIAKKMRTVKVHLKAGYRVMLYQEKY
- the traN gene encoding conjugative transposon protein TraN — translated: MRKVIIMFALAMGIITANAQENVTVETTNGSEQPTLTKEVYPQKEADGDLYHGLSRKLTFDRMIPPHGLEVTYDKTVHVIFPAEVRYVDLGSPDLIAGKADGAENIIRVKATVRNFPNETNMSVITEDGSFYTFNVKYAAEPLLLNVEMCDFIHDGSTVNRPNNAQEIYLKELGSESPMLVRLIMKSIHKQNKREVKHIGCKRFGIQYLLKGIYTHNGLLYFHTEIKNQSNVPFDVDYITWKIVDKKVAKRTAVQEQIILPLRAQNYATLVPGKKSERTVFTMAKFTIPDDKCLVVELNEKNGGRHQSFVIENEDLVRAGTINELQVR
- a CDS encoding conjugal transfer protein TraO; protein product: MRKYIAIIIASLALFTGQAHAQRCLPKMQGIEVRADMADGFNLGGKDGGYSFGAALSTYTKKGNKWVFGGEYLLKNNPYKDTKIPVAQFTAEGGYYFKILSDARKIVFVYAGASALAGYEAVNWGKKVLHDGSTLHDRDAFIYGGALTLDVECYVADRIALLANLRERCLWGGDTRKFHTQFGVGIKFIIN